One window from the genome of Natronomonas pharaonis DSM 2160 encodes:
- a CDS encoding class I SAM-dependent methyltransferase → MSVRAEFDAWAADGRDRGMEQRHWHTAKHALARMPVEADETVLDLGCGSGYAARALRDAKDAGRAYGLDGSPEMVRNAREYTDDPQVSYVVGDFGSLPFAADSIDHAFSMEAFYYAADPVGALNELRRVLRPGGTFYCAVDYFEESVHTHEWQEGIDIDMTLWDYEQYREAFREAGFYVAEQDTIPDRETEIPPEDEFPTDDWERREDMVERFREFGTLLTVGVAPA, encoded by the coding sequence ATGAGCGTTCGAGCCGAGTTCGACGCGTGGGCGGCCGACGGCCGCGACCGCGGGATGGAACAGCGCCACTGGCACACCGCAAAGCACGCGCTGGCGCGCATGCCGGTTGAGGCCGATGAGACGGTCCTCGATTTAGGATGTGGCAGCGGCTACGCGGCCCGCGCGCTCCGGGACGCCAAGGACGCCGGCCGCGCGTACGGCCTTGACGGCTCCCCGGAGATGGTCCGCAACGCCCGCGAGTACACCGACGACCCGCAGGTCAGCTACGTTGTCGGCGATTTCGGTTCGCTGCCCTTCGCGGCCGACAGCATCGACCACGCCTTCTCCATGGAGGCGTTCTATTATGCGGCCGACCCGGTCGGAGCGCTGAACGAACTGCGACGGGTGCTCCGGCCCGGCGGTACGTTCTACTGTGCGGTCGACTACTTCGAGGAGAGCGTCCACACCCACGAGTGGCAAGAGGGAATCGATATCGACATGACACTGTGGGACTACGAGCAGTACCGCGAGGCCTTCCGCGAGGCCGGCTTCTACGTCGCCGAGCAGGACACGATTCCGGACCGCGAGACGGAAATCCCACCCGAAGATGAGTTCCCGACCGACGACTGGGAGCGCCGCGAGGACATGGTCGAGCGGTTCCGGGAGTTCGGAACGCTCCTGACTGTCGGCGTCGCGCCGGCGTGA
- a CDS encoding DUF1684 domain-containing protein produces MEFDVDAWRAELTEYREQKDEQFATARSSPLPPEKRESFDGLDYFEPNPDYRVAATVEVDDSDETITMETTAEGERLYERVARLTFEVPDASDNRDEHTLVAYQRVDQRGDGSLFVPFRDKTTGQQTYPAGRYMELHYEGDLEDGATVPLDFNLAYNPFCAYSDAYECPLPPQENWLEIVVPAGERDDQ; encoded by the coding sequence ATGGAGTTCGACGTCGACGCCTGGCGGGCCGAACTGACCGAGTATCGGGAGCAAAAAGACGAGCAGTTCGCCACAGCGCGGTCGTCGCCGCTGCCGCCCGAAAAGCGGGAGAGCTTCGACGGGCTCGACTACTTCGAGCCGAATCCCGACTACCGCGTTGCGGCGACAGTCGAGGTCGACGACAGCGACGAAACGATTACGATGGAGACGACAGCCGAGGGCGAACGGCTCTACGAGCGCGTCGCTCGGCTCACCTTTGAGGTGCCGGACGCAAGCGACAATCGGGACGAGCACACGCTCGTCGCTTATCAGCGGGTCGACCAGCGCGGCGACGGCTCGCTTTTCGTTCCCTTCCGCGACAAGACGACCGGCCAGCAGACCTATCCGGCCGGCCGGTACATGGAGCTACACTACGAGGGTGACCTCGAAGACGGCGCGACCGTGCCGCTGGATTTCAATCTCGCGTACAACCCTTTCTGTGCCTACAGCGACGCCTACGAGTGCCCGCTGCCGCCACAGGAAAACTGGCTCGAAATCGTCGTTCCGGCCGGCGAGCGCGACGACCAGTAG
- a CDS encoding deoxyuridine 5'-triphosphate nucleotidohydrolase, which yields MFRSGSFVADRIDPTTAAQQQPNGVDLTLSAVFEQASPGRIDQDGKSIGDRQELSADDGVFRLQPGGYIVQYGETISIPEEHVGFVYPRSSLLRNSCMLNTAVWDAGYEGKGEGLLEVHHEIEIEAGARIAQLVLAGADHEGTYDGSYQGERI from the coding sequence ATGTTCCGGAGCGGCAGTTTCGTCGCCGACCGCATCGACCCGACAACAGCGGCACAGCAACAACCCAACGGCGTCGATTTGACGCTTTCGGCGGTCTTCGAACAGGCGTCGCCCGGCCGTATCGACCAAGACGGCAAATCCATCGGCGACCGGCAAGAGCTGTCGGCCGACGACGGCGTCTTTCGCCTCCAGCCCGGCGGCTACATCGTCCAATACGGCGAGACCATCTCGATACCCGAAGAGCACGTCGGCTTCGTCTACCCCCGGTCGTCGCTGTTGCGGAACTCCTGTATGCTCAATACGGCCGTTTGGGACGCCGGCTACGAGGGGAAAGGCGAGGGGCTGTTGGAGGTCCACCACGAAATCGAAATCGAGGCCGGCGCACGCATCGCCCAACTTGTACTCGCCGGGGCCGACCACGAGGGGACCTACGACGGGAGTTACCAGGGCGAACGAATCTGA